In one Lolium rigidum isolate FL_2022 chromosome 3, APGP_CSIRO_Lrig_0.1, whole genome shotgun sequence genomic region, the following are encoded:
- the LOC124695643 gene encoding UDP-glycosyltransferase 73C6-like isoform X2, which yields MTEESSAKRAHFVFIPLMAQGHIIPAIDTALLLCARGALCSIVATPATAARVRPCIEQSGLEVRLLEFPLEYVSDGADNMDNISAERVVGYFQAVALLQAPVEEHLRTHAPRATCIVSDFCHPWTSALAASLGVPRLSFLAIPALSALCELEADQVDEPVMVPVPGWKKRVQLTRDHTARFFSEPCWRAVREEIYGAQAEVDGMILTTFLELEPEYVRGFAAASGKQVWTVGPVSLHHQLTGAGGGLVKTARGDAATVDADEYLRWLDGKEGGSVVYVSFGTLAPTMEPEQLLELGLGLEASGYPFIWVFNKADHLGEPLRQLQARVAGHGRIVTGWVPQLLILSHAALGCFLTHCGWNSIMETIMAAKPVVTWPRLLDSDQPVNEKLVVDELGIGLSIRPKEPDMAVRREVIQAALTTVLCGGEEGQEMRRRVRELSLKATQAMQPGGSSHTNLCDLVNRFTI from the exons atgactGAAGAGAGCTCTGCCAAGCGGGCGCACTTCGTCTTCATCCCGCTCATGGCCCAGGGTCACATCATCCCGGCCATCGACACAGCGTTGCTGCTGTGCGCCCGCGGCGCCTTGTGCAGCATCGTCGCAACGCCGGCCACCGCGGCCAGGGTCCGCCCCTGCATCGAGCAGTCTGGCCTGGAGGTCCGCCTCTTGGAGTTCCCGCTGGAGTATGTATCGGACGGggcggacaacatggacaacatctCGGCGGAGCGCGTGGTGGGATACTTCCAGGCGGTGGCGCTGCTCCAAGCACCCGTCGAGGAGCACCTCCGCACGCACGCGCCGCGCGCGACCTGCATCGTGTCCGACTTCTGCCACCCGTGGACGAGCGCGCTCGCCGCAAGCCTCGGGGTTCCGCGTCTCAGCTTCTTGGCCATCCCAGCCTTGAGCGCCCTGTGCGAGCTCGAGGCCGACCAAGTCGACGAGCCAGTCATGGTGCCGGTGCCGGGCTGGAAGAAGAGGGTCCAGCTCACGAGGGACCACACCGCACGCTTCTTCAGCGAGCCATGCTGGCGGGCGGTCCGCGAGGAGATATACGGGGCGCAGGCTGAGGTGGACGGCATGATCCTCACCACGTTCCTGGAGTTGGAGCCAGAATACGTCCGCGGCTTCGCGGCGGCCTCCGGGAAACAAGTGTGGACTGTCGGCCCGGTATCGCTCCACCACCAGctcaccggcgccggcggcgggctgGTGAAGACGGCGAGAGGGGATGCCGCCACCGTCGATGCCGACGAGTACCTGCGGTGGCTCGATGGCAAGGAGGGCGGCTCCGTCGTCTACGTCAGCTTCGGGACTCTAGCTCCTACGATGGAACCCGAGCAGCTCCTGGAGCTTGGGCTTGGGCTTGAGGCCTCAGGCTACCCCTTCATCTGGGTCTTCAACAAGGCCGACCACCTGGGCGAGCCCCTGCGTCAACTCCAGGCGCGTGTTGCCGGCCACGGCCGGATAGTTACAGGCTGGGTGCCCCAGCTGCTGATCCTCTCACACGCAGCGCTGGGCTGCTTCCTCacgcactgcgggtggaactccaTCATGGAAACCATAATGGCTGCCAAGCCTGTGGTGACATGGCCTCGCTTGCTAGACTCGGATCAGCCCGTGAATGAGAAGCTGGTGGTGGACGAACTAGGGATCGGGTTGAGCATCCGGCCAAAGGAGCCGGACATGGCGGTGCGCCGCGAG GTCATCCAGGCGGCGCTCACCACCGTGCTTTGCGGAGGAGAGGAGGGCCAGGAGATGCGGCGCCGTGTCCGCGAGCTCTCCCTCAAAGCCACACAGGCAATGCAGCCTGGTGGCTCCTCGCACACCAACCTGTGCGACCTGGTCAACCGTTTCACGATTTAA
- the LOC124695643 gene encoding UDP-glycosyltransferase 73C6-like isoform X1 — MTEESSAKRAHFVFIPLMAQGHIIPAIDTALLLCARGALCSIVATPATAARVRPCIEQSGLEVRLLEFPLEYVSDGADNMDNISAERVVGYFQAVALLQAPVEEHLRTHAPRATCIVSDFCHPWTSALAASLGVPRLSFLAIPALSALCELEADQVDEPVMVPVPGWKKRVQLTRDHTARFFSEPCWRAVREEIYGAQAEVDGMILTTFLELEPEYVRGFAAASGKQVWTVGPVSLHHQLTGAGGGLVKTARGDAATVDADEYLRWLDGKEGGSVVYVSFGTLAPTMEPEQLLELGLGLEASGYPFIWVFNKADHLGEPLRQLQARVAGHGRIVTGWVPQLLILSHAALGCFLTHCGWNSIMETIMAAKPVVTWPRLLDSDQPVNEKLVVDELGIGLSIRPKEPDMAVRREVIQAALTTMLCGGEEGQEMRSRVRELSLKATEAMQPGGSSHANLCDLVNRFTI, encoded by the coding sequence atgactGAAGAGAGCTCTGCCAAGCGGGCGCACTTCGTCTTCATCCCGCTCATGGCCCAGGGTCACATCATCCCGGCCATCGACACAGCGTTGCTGCTGTGCGCCCGCGGCGCCTTGTGCAGCATCGTCGCAACGCCGGCCACCGCGGCCAGGGTCCGCCCCTGCATCGAGCAGTCTGGCCTGGAGGTCCGCCTCTTGGAGTTCCCGCTGGAGTATGTATCGGACGGggcggacaacatggacaacatctCGGCGGAGCGCGTGGTGGGATACTTCCAGGCGGTGGCGCTGCTCCAAGCACCCGTCGAGGAGCACCTCCGCACGCACGCGCCGCGCGCGACCTGCATCGTGTCCGACTTCTGCCACCCGTGGACGAGCGCGCTCGCCGCAAGCCTCGGGGTTCCGCGTCTCAGCTTCTTGGCCATCCCAGCCTTGAGCGCCCTGTGCGAGCTCGAGGCCGACCAAGTCGACGAGCCAGTCATGGTGCCGGTGCCGGGCTGGAAGAAGAGGGTCCAGCTCACGAGGGACCACACCGCACGCTTCTTCAGCGAGCCATGCTGGCGGGCGGTCCGCGAGGAGATATACGGGGCGCAGGCTGAGGTGGACGGCATGATCCTCACCACGTTCCTGGAGTTGGAGCCAGAATACGTCCGCGGCTTCGCGGCGGCCTCCGGGAAACAAGTGTGGACTGTCGGCCCGGTATCGCTCCACCACCAGctcaccggcgccggcggcgggctgGTGAAGACGGCGAGAGGGGATGCCGCCACCGTCGATGCCGACGAGTACCTGCGGTGGCTCGATGGCAAGGAGGGCGGCTCCGTCGTCTACGTCAGCTTCGGGACTCTAGCTCCTACGATGGAACCCGAGCAGCTCCTGGAGCTTGGGCTTGGGCTTGAGGCCTCAGGCTACCCCTTCATCTGGGTCTTCAACAAGGCCGACCACCTGGGCGAGCCCCTGCGTCAACTCCAGGCGCGTGTTGCCGGCCACGGCCGGATAGTTACAGGCTGGGTGCCCCAGCTGCTGATCCTCTCACACGCAGCGCTGGGCTGCTTCCTCacgcactgcgggtggaactccaTCATGGAAACCATAATGGCTGCCAAGCCTGTGGTGACATGGCCTCGCTTGCTAGACTCGGATCAGCCCGTGAATGAGAAGCTGGTGGTGGACGAACTAGGGATCGGGTTGAGCATCCGGCCAAAGGAGCCGGACATGGCGGTGCGCCGCGAGGTGATTCAGGCGGCGCTCACCACCATGCTTTGCGGAGGAGAGGAGGGCCAGGAGATGCGGAGCCGTGTCCGCGAGCTCTCCCTCAAAGCCACAGAGGCAATGCAGCCTGGTGGCTCCTCGCACGCCAACCTGTGCGACCTGGTCAACCGTTTCACGATTTAA